A region of Natribaculum luteum DNA encodes the following proteins:
- the serS gene encoding serine--tRNA ligase, whose protein sequence is MLDRTYLREHPEEVREALDNRGADVDLEAVLDLDEQWRELKARGDELRHERNEVSSQIGQLKQAGKDEEAEEAIEKSSALKAELEEVETEAGELEAELEAAMYELPQVPHESVPVGEDESDNVERRRWGFDDLRDLPDEVVPHYDLGEDLDVIDEDRGAKTTGAGFYFLKGDGARLEHALIQFMLDVHREQGYVDVFPPVPVKSESMRGTGQLPKFADDAYRLGGSNDEDYEDDDLWLCPTAEVPVTNMYAGEILLDDDLPLKHQAYTPNFRREAGEHGTETRGIVRVHQFNKVELVNFVEPETSYDRLEGLLEEAEAVLRRLDLPYRILELCTGDLTFASAKTYDIEVWAPGDDMADGPEEGGRWLEVSSASNFEEFQARRAGLRYRPERHESAEYLHTLNASGLALPRVMVAILEYYQNDDGTVTIPEALRPYMDGQEVIEGHEKVGESALGAGERE, encoded by the coding sequence ATGCTCGACCGGACCTATCTACGTGAGCACCCCGAGGAGGTGCGCGAGGCCCTCGACAACCGAGGTGCCGACGTCGACCTCGAGGCGGTGCTCGACCTCGACGAACAGTGGCGCGAACTGAAAGCCCGCGGCGACGAACTGCGACACGAACGCAACGAAGTGAGCTCGCAGATCGGCCAGCTCAAACAGGCGGGCAAAGACGAGGAGGCCGAGGAAGCCATCGAGAAATCGAGCGCACTCAAGGCCGAACTCGAGGAAGTCGAGACGGAGGCGGGCGAACTCGAGGCCGAACTCGAGGCGGCGATGTACGAACTCCCGCAGGTGCCCCACGAGAGCGTCCCCGTCGGCGAGGACGAGTCTGACAACGTCGAACGCCGCCGCTGGGGCTTCGACGACCTGCGTGACCTGCCCGACGAGGTCGTCCCCCACTACGACCTCGGCGAGGACCTCGACGTCATCGACGAAGACCGCGGTGCGAAGACCACGGGCGCGGGCTTTTACTTCCTCAAGGGCGACGGCGCACGGCTCGAGCACGCGCTGATCCAGTTCATGCTCGACGTCCACCGCGAGCAGGGGTACGTCGACGTCTTCCCGCCGGTGCCCGTCAAAAGCGAGTCGATGCGCGGCACCGGTCAACTCCCGAAGTTCGCCGACGACGCCTACCGGCTCGGCGGTAGCAACGACGAGGACTACGAGGACGACGACCTCTGGCTCTGTCCGACCGCCGAGGTGCCGGTGACGAACATGTACGCCGGCGAGATCCTCCTCGACGACGACCTGCCGCTGAAACACCAGGCGTACACGCCGAACTTCCGCCGCGAGGCCGGCGAACACGGCACCGAGACGCGCGGGATCGTCCGCGTCCACCAGTTCAACAAGGTCGAACTCGTCAACTTCGTCGAACCCGAGACCAGCTACGACCGCCTCGAGGGACTGCTCGAGGAAGCAGAAGCGGTCCTGCGCCGACTCGACCTCCCCTACCGCATCCTCGAACTTTGCACCGGCGACCTCACCTTCGCGTCGGCGAAGACCTACGACATCGAGGTCTGGGCACCCGGCGACGACATGGCCGACGGCCCCGAGGAGGGCGGCCGCTGGCTCGAGGTCTCGAGCGCGTCGAACTTCGAGGAGTTCCAGGCCAGACGCGCCGGTCTCCGGTACCGTCCGGAGCGCCACGAGTCGGCCGAGTACCTCCACACGCTCAACGCCTCGGGGCTGGCGCTGCCGCGCGTGATGGTGGCGATCCTCGAGTACTACCAGAACGACGACGGGACGGTCACGATCCCCGAGGCGCTGCGCCCGTACATGGACGGCCAGGAGGTCATCGAGGGCCACGAGAAGGTCGGCGAGAGCGCACTCGGTGCGGGCGAGCGCGAGTAG
- the gdhB gene encoding glutamate dehydrogenase GdhB: protein MAPDRSIATRRDDVGSEDDVLSTALSQLERASALVDVDPTTLERLRHPSRVHRVMVPFERDDGSVEIATAYRAQHDGVRGPFKGGMRYHPGVTEAECIGLAMWMTWKCAVMDLPFGGAKGGVVVNPKALSEAETERLTRRLAQELRTVVGPEHDIPAPDMGTGSQEMAWFMDAYSMQQGETTPGVVTGKPPVIGGSYGREEAPGRSVAIVTREALDFYDRSLEGATVAVQGFGSVGANAARLLDEWGADVVAVSDVTGGVYDPDGLDISAIPTHQEEPEAVTRQGEGDEISNDELLTLDVDVLVPAAVGNVLTADNADEVGADLVVEGANGPTTAEADEILDERDVPVIPDIIANAGGVTVSYFEWLQDINRRSWSLERVREELETEMLAAWNAVAREVDGADDLTWRDATYVVALSRLAAAHDARGLWP, encoded by the coding sequence ATGGCCCCGGACAGGTCGATCGCCACGAGGCGTGACGACGTCGGCAGCGAGGACGACGTTCTCTCGACGGCACTTTCACAGCTCGAGCGAGCGAGCGCGCTCGTCGACGTCGACCCGACGACGCTCGAGCGGCTCAGGCACCCGTCTCGCGTCCACCGCGTGATGGTTCCCTTCGAGCGCGACGACGGCTCGGTCGAGATCGCCACCGCCTACCGCGCCCAGCACGACGGCGTCCGCGGCCCGTTCAAAGGGGGCATGCGCTACCACCCCGGCGTTACCGAGGCGGAGTGTATCGGGCTGGCGATGTGGATGACCTGGAAGTGCGCGGTGATGGATCTGCCCTTCGGCGGGGCGAAAGGCGGCGTCGTCGTCAACCCCAAGGCGTTGAGCGAGGCCGAGACCGAACGCCTCACGCGCCGGCTCGCACAGGAGCTCCGGACGGTTGTCGGCCCCGAACACGACATCCCCGCACCCGACATGGGGACCGGCAGCCAGGAGATGGCGTGGTTCATGGACGCCTACTCGATGCAGCAAGGCGAGACCACGCCCGGCGTCGTCACCGGCAAGCCACCGGTCATCGGCGGTTCCTACGGCCGGGAGGAAGCGCCCGGCCGTTCGGTCGCCATCGTCACGCGCGAGGCCCTCGACTTCTACGATCGATCGCTCGAGGGAGCGACCGTCGCCGTCCAGGGATTCGGCTCCGTCGGAGCCAACGCTGCCCGACTGCTCGACGAGTGGGGAGCGGACGTCGTCGCCGTCAGTGACGTCACCGGCGGCGTCTACGACCCCGACGGTCTCGACATCTCGGCGATCCCGACCCACCAGGAAGAACCGGAAGCCGTCACTCGACAGGGCGAGGGCGACGAGATATCCAACGACGAACTGCTCACACTCGACGTCGACGTGCTCGTCCCCGCGGCCGTCGGGAACGTCCTGACGGCCGACAACGCCGACGAGGTCGGCGCGGACCTCGTCGTCGAGGGGGCGAACGGTCCGACGACCGCGGAAGCCGACGAAATTCTCGACGAGCGCGACGTCCCGGTCATCCCAGACATCATCGCCAACGCCGGCGGCGTCACCGTGAGCTACTTCGAGTGGCTCCAGGACATCAACCGGCGGTCGTGGTCGCTCGAGCGGGTCCGCGAGGAACTCGAGACGGAGATGCTCGCCGCCTGGAACGCCGTGGCACGGGAGGTCGACGGCGCAGACGACCTCACCTGGCGGGACGCGACGTACGTCGTCGCGCTCTCGCGACTCGCCGCGGCACACGACGCACGCGGCCTCTGGCCCTGA
- a CDS encoding rubrerythrin-like domain-containing protein: protein MMDAEYDPKTESTYECLDCGNTVLSTTHPGECPVCGATFRNRSMPLE, encoded by the coding sequence ATGATGGACGCCGAATACGACCCCAAGACGGAATCGACCTACGAGTGCCTCGACTGTGGAAATACGGTCCTTTCGACGACACACCCTGGCGAGTGTCCCGTCTGCGGCGCTACGTTCCGTAACCGATCGATGCCACTCGAGTGA